acaaggatcaacctagaacctcctcccaggaggatgaataacggaaaagtgggtgaggggtgacggaggatgatgtaagatatggagaaaacttatcaagggttcatgagggagggagggagggagggtggagaagggagagggaagaaaaggggagctgatatcaggaaagaaaatactttgaaaatgatgatggtctggtatatgtgtaaatgtgcttgacacaatggacgaatgcatggattgtgttaagagatgtaagagcccccaataaaagtatttaaaaagaaagaaagaagatgttGCCTTTgttgaaattatattttaaataagaaatactAATCCTCTGGAAGACTCACTCATTCTCATTTCTAGCATTGTGGGTTTGTGTTTTCTCCGTTGCCCTGATTAAGCTAGTTATAAGTTTATTCATCTTATTAAGTTATCCACAAAAATATTTAATCTTACTACTTATCTCTTAAATGAGAATTAAGATCATATTAAACTAGATATTATTGAAATTACCAAATTAGGAACTACTGTCCCCAACTCATCAATTTCTTCCTTAATCTTTAACAGTATATCTTATTTCCATTGATTGTTGTTGTActtattatttataatttcttAACTGGATGGTcgattttttcatttatttttgaatcattataaaagcattttaaaacagGGAATTGACTTCCAAAGATAGCTTTGACTACATTCTATTAGGTTTGTATAAGTACTAGCTTCTCtgtaatttatttataaataatagtTATTTTATAATTATACTCCTTTATTTCCACTTTAACCTAATACTTATTTAGGAAAGCTTTAAGAAATTGACATTTGTGTACATTGgaaattttgtatatattttctcATCACATTCCAATCTTATTACATGTGTCCAGAGAATGTGCCTTGTATTATTTAAATTGTTGAGAAGCTTGTGTATTAAACTTTTAAGTTTAAATGCAATTAACATAAAAATTATAGTAAATCAATAATCATGAAAGTGCTTCTTTAAAGAAGAACACAGTCTTCCATAAGGCAGTGAGCTTTTTATAAGGAGAGATGGTCAATATAATGATGTCTTATAAGCATTGATGACTCTGAGGGCTTCTTTAGTCCCTTCCACCCTAGGGGTACTTACAGCCTCTTCAGCTTGTCTCTTGTAAGATTTAACTTTTGCCTGAAGCTTATCTACCAAATCCTGAAGCCGGAGAATATTTTTTCGATCTTCTTCCGTCTGAAAGATGATAAAAATAGTAGGAATTTACTTTAAAAGCCACATGACCAGTGCACCATGGCATGGGAGTACTTGATGTTCATGGGGAAGAGGGTTTAGCTGATTAGAAAAGAGTCACACCTGGTAGGTGAGCTCCTTCACTCTTCTCTCGTGTTTGCGAAGACCCTTGACGGCGTCAGCATTGCGCTTCTGTTCATTCTCGACCTCTCCTTCCAGCTCACGCACCTACAAACCAACAGGCTCATGTGGACATTGATCTAAGAAAGCATTAAGGACAGATAGAAATAGGCAGGTGTGGGAAAACTCACCCTGGCCTCCAGCTTCTGGATCTGCTTCTTGCCCCCCTTGAGGGCCAGCTGCTCCGCCTCATCCAGGCGGTGCTGCAGGTCCTTCACCGTCTGCTCCAGGTTCTTCTTCATCCGCTCCAGGTGGGCGCTCGTGTCCTGCTCCTTCTTCAGCTCCTCGGCCATCATGGCCGCCTAGGAAGGAATGAACAACATGGAGTAGGAGAGCTTCCAGGTGCCACAGAGACATTCCAGCGTGGCCACCGCTGCGTTGCCGTCCACTCACATCGGTGATGGCCTTCTTGGCCTTCTCTTCTGCGTTGCGGGCTTCCTGGACAATGTCCTCCATCTCTCCTTGCATTTGGGAGATGTCTGTCTCGAGCTTCTTCTTGGTGTTAATCAGGCTGGTGTtctgtttaaaaaataagtttaaaaaatttttttatcttGCCACCGGAGGACTTAATAGTAGTTCTTTAAAACAAAGTTtcttaaagcaaaaacaaaacttgCAAATCAAAATGCCCTTCAATATTAAAGAATGTTGTTATGTAATACCATTAAATAGAACAGAGATGCTATAAAATACTAAGCATCTCCAAGCATGTAGTTTACAAATAGACTAAATGGCCAGTTTATAATCATATAACTAACTGCTCTTTACCATTCACGGAGCAAAAAAATTATGACAGATGTTCTTAACAGTCCATTTCTCTACAACAACAAGAACCCGTCAATATTGAGAATAAGGGCCAATAAAAAGACTGCTACCATATGATGTGAACTGTCTCAGAATGTCTTAGGAAGTCTAAATAATTATTTAGAAGAAAGATATGTCAATGATACACTGAAAACTTGGTAGGTGTATATAAAATCTGGAGGTCATAAGGAAAATTCAAGCTGGTCATTTCTGGGACACATATCATCCACTGAAGGGGGATTCTTGGCGCTGAGTCCCACCTGCGTGTGCAGGAGCTGTACGCGCTCACTGGCATCCAGGAGCTCCTGCTCGGCAATCTTCCTGCTCCTCTCCGTCTGCTCCAGAGTGGCCCGCAGCTCCTCAATCTCAGCCTGGAGCAGGTTGGATCTCCGCTCAACCATGGCCAACTGCTCCTTCAGGTCTTCCTGGCCCCGCAGAGCATCGTCCAGGTGGATCTGGGTATCCTGCACCATGAACATCGTCATTGAGACACCGTGTCCGCAGAGGTCCACTCACCTCAATTGCTCTTGGATGTGCCTGGACCCCTTTACCTTGAGGATGCCCTGCGTGTTCCGGTAGTTCCTCAGGGCCTCGGCAGCCATGCGGTTGGCATGGTTCAGCTGGatctccatctcattgaggtctCCCTCCATCTTCTTCTTGACCCTGATGGCGTCGTTCCTGCTCCGGATCTCGGCATCCAGCGTGCTCTGCATGGACTCCACCACTCGGATGTGGTTTCTCTTCAGCTGGTCAATTTCCTCATCCTTTTCCGCAATTTTCCTATCGATTTCCGACTTGACTTGGTTCAGCTCAAGCTGGATGCGCATGATCTTTCCCTCTTCATGTTCAAGAGATGCCTTAGTGAGAGAAGGGGGTGACATTAGTCAAGAACACAAGTATTCTGCGGCTTTTAGCTGTACATCTTGCTTGCATCATTTTTATTCAGTCTATACAGATGGACcacgtttatttatttttgaatgtgtgctttttagggtttttttaattgtcttattggggctcatacaactcttatcacaaaccacgcatacgtcaattgtgtaaagcacacatacacattcgttgccctcatcattctcaaaacatatgctttctgctTGGGACCAGTACCTCGGCTTCTTCAAGTGCAGCCTGAAGTTCGGACTTTTCTTGTTCCACCTGCTTCTTGATCTTCTCCAGCTCATGGATCCGCTTTCCTCCCTCCGCAATCTGTTCCGTGAGGTCGGAAATCTCCTCTGTTGTTTTGGGTCAAAGACAGGTGGGGAATTGGTCAGACCATtgccaagaaaggaaagctcttcCCAGCGGTGAGCCATATCGAAAGTTAAGAGGACTCACGCTGCaggttcttgttttccctcttcaGGGTCTCCAGTTGGTCCAGGGACTCTTCATAGGCGTTCTTCATCTTGAACAGCTCGGTGCCAAGGGAGCGGGCCTCCTTCTGAGAGGCCTCCAGCTCCGCATGTGTCTCCTCGTACTTCTGCTTCCATTCTGCCAGCACCTGCGGGACACAGCAGTCAACGACAGCaggaaaccaaacgcactgccatgttgaccatgctgactcatggcgccccctgcaggtttctgagactgtaagtggaAGCAGTGCTGcaaggggtttcgaactgctgtcccTGCGGATCGTGGCTTAACACGTAACCGCTATTGCACCAGGACTTCCACAGCAGAAGAGGCCAGAGGAAAATGGTAGGAGCATAGGCTAGCCCACAAGTCACCTTGTCAAAGTTCCTTTGCTTCTTGTCCAGGGCTGCGCAGGCTGCGTTGGTTCTCTCCACGTCCAGCATGAGGTCCTCCACCTCATTCTGGAGGCGCTGCTTGGTCTTCTCCAGGGAAGCACATTTGGCGTTCACGGCCTCTACGTGCTCCTCAGCTGCCTGCAGCCGCTGGGCCAGCTTCTTCCTAGAAGATTATATGTATGTTTAGAGAGAAGGGAAACAAAGTACAGGGTCTTGAACTGTCACCTCCCTAAAAAGTGTTGGTGATGACATCCATTATCCAGGTGACACATCTTGATGAGCTCCTTTTTACGGACCAGACACcctgaactcactgccctcgagttcaCTGGGCCTCATAGCTGCCCGACAGCCTCTGgagggttcctgagactagatatttataggagcagacagccatatCTTTCTTCTGTCGggcagctgggtgggtttgaactgcagacctttctgtCAGGAGCCCAGTGCTTATGGAGTGCAAAAATGCTGAGACAGCTATGAGTTCACTATGTTGGACAAACAGCAATAAGACCTCTAAGTATCTATGAAGTTCTTTGTTATTCTTTGTCTGGATTTTTGGCTTATGGGCAGGGACCATGCTTGGCTTGATCCCTGTCTTGTTCTTAGTGGAGGAAACCCAATATGCCTTCAGCAGAGCTGCtttgtagggttttcaaggctgtaaatgtgATGGGCACAGATGAgcacatctttcttccctggagtagctgctgggcttgaaccatTGACCACTTGGCTAGCAGATAAGCGCTTAATCACAGCACCACTAGGTGTGATTAACCCAaaacccacggccatcaagtcaattccaactcatggtcacaCTCTACAAGatttttgaggctataaatcttcagagAATCAAATTCAAGCTGCCCACCTTATcgatagcagcccaattcatgagCCACTGTTTCACCAGTGCATGGGAAAGGAAACgactgtgggggaggggagggggatatTTGTGAATTAAATCTTGGCACCTTCAAAGGCTGTATCTTTCTGATTCAAATAATCTGTTGTTTCATGTGTTTGTGCACATACTTGGCCTCCTCCAGCTCCTCTGTGCGCTGGATGGCGTCCGTCTCGTATTTGGTCCTCCACTGGGCCACCTCACTGTTGGCCTTGGACAGGGCCCTCTGCAGCTCGGCCTTGGACTCCTGCTCCTCCTCATACTGTTCCCGCAGCAGGTCACAGTCATGGCGCGAGGACTGCAGGGCGTGGGCCAGGGCGTTCTTTGCCTACGGAGACAGGCTTTCATTTTACTACTGGGTGGTAATAATTTAATTCTTAAGTTTCAGTCCCCTTTTAAAGTTTGGTGTGGTGTTCTCCCTGTAGGGCCAGGTCACTGGGGcagtgagagggagggagaataGCCACCTTTGATTCTTCTTCAAGCTGCCTCTTTAACTCTTCCAATTGCTGGGTGAATGCCTGTTTGCCTCTCGATAACTGAGATACGAGAGCTTCTTTTTCATCGAGCTGCCGTGAAAATTCACCTaatagcagggaggggggaaaggggcacCATTGTTTTAAAGTGATGAAAAAATTCTGCAGGCCCATATTAGAAGTCTTCTTTAATTCAGACACTGCCCCCACCCACCAATTCAGTTCTCACATGGTTGAGGATTTTATTGACATCTCCATGCTCAATGGCAAATTTCTAATTTGGGGGATTGAAAGTTAAAGATTAGTCTGAAGGAATTAAATATAGCCAGAATTCTTTTCGTTCTCTCTATAGCTAATTCTTGCCAGGTCAGATGATATTGTGCAAAGACCATCTAAGAAGGGAGCTAGCTATGAGATGTAGTGGTCTGGTGGTCTAGCAGGGATCTACTTCCTCCTGAgatagattttaaaaagaagaagctgGATATGAAACAGACCCCACTAAAGTGACCCCCTAATTCAAACACCTCCTGCGGGGACCACAAATTCAAGGCCTGTCTGAAGGAGCTGGGCTCAGTCCCATTGAAGCCTTTTCCTCCAGCAGCATCCAAAGATGACTGTGTATGTCGATACCGTGAGAGTCTGGGTGTATCGGTGTATCACACACGTGTTCAGTGCTTTTATGACATTTTCACATGACCAAATTATTTGTTCTTAGCCACATAACCCTCTCTCCTAGGTGGCATAGAAAGGGGGGCAGGGCGCGATTACCAGATTCGGTCTGCAGGCGCCCCCGCTGCGTGGTCAGGTCATTGATCAGCCGCTGCTGTTCTTCCTCCTTTGACTTCAGTTCActcacttggtcttctagggtGCGGCACATCTTCTCTAGGCTTCCCTACGTGAGAAAACACATCCGCGCACGAAGACCTTGTGGGCTAGGCCTCTTTGTAAGGCAAGCACATACAATAGTTATTTTGACATACACTCTCACAACAACGTGTCTTCCCTAAGATGTCATGTGGTAGATAAGAAATATCTCTCTCTTTAGATTTTAGGGTTGCTGAACTAAGTGGGAAATACACATGGGAATATAAAGAGAACAGCTCACGGCGAAGCGAAGCTCAACATAAGCATTTATGGAATTATGAGTAGTGTGTGGATGATGATCTAAGGTCAAGATTCCATAAGAATGGTAGTTCTTCTAAAAGCATAGGCTGTTATGTTGCCTTGCATTTGTGGGTAATGCAGTTTTTGCTTGTTGGGTAATTATTATCTCCAATTGGAGACCTGAAGAATAACCTCCATTCAGAACATGCCATTAACATGTTACTTAGGTGACTGAGCATCACCTTCTTTTATTTCTGGGATTTTTTCCATATGTTAAATGGAAGTAATAACAGTAAACATCTGATTCAAGTCTTGCTTACTTCTCTCAGTTACTGTTAATAACAATGACAGTGTACACAAACTGTGATGTGTACATAAAGGATTGTTGTTGGTAATAACTTTTTCATCACCTATAATACCTTGGCTTTGGAGACCGTCTCCACGTTGCTGGCCAGGTCATCGATCTCCATCTTCATCTCGCTCTTCTCCTTCTCCAGCTTCTGCTTGACCCGCTGCAGGTTGTCGATCTGCTCCCCGAGCTCGGCCACGCTGTCCGCGTGCTTCTTCCGCAGGGTGGCCGCGGTGGCCTCGTGCTGCAGGGTGGCCTCCTCCAGGTCCCTGCGCATTTTCTGGAACTCAGCCTCTCGCTTCTTGTTCATCTCAATCTGGGCTGAAGTTGCCCCTCCGGCTTCTTCCAGCCGCTCGCTGATCTCCTCCAGTTCCCGGGAGAGGTCAGAGCGCTGCTTCTCGGCTTTGGCCCTGGAGGCCCGCTCTGCCTCGATTTCCTCCTCCAGCTCTTCAATGCGGGCCTGGGAGTGGTGGAAAGCATAAACTCAGCTTCTTTATAACTGGGCCTCTTTGGGCCTGACAAATAGAATTCTTATACTTACTTGTAACTCCTTGATCTTCTTCTGTAGCTGAATACCAAGGGCTTGTTCATCTTCGATCTTGCTTTGTAGATTGCCAAGTTCAAATTCTTTCCTTTTGGAGACGTAGCAAAGGATAACAACTGAGTCCACGTCTAAAATTTGGGAGCAAGCTCATAAGCAATTCTTTGATACTTACTTTTTGAGCTTTTCATCAAATTGTTGTTTCTCATTTTCAATATCCATTATGGATTCTTGTGCCAACTTAAGGTCTCCCTCAAGTTTCCGCTTGGCCCTCTCTAGATCCATGCGGAGCTTCTTCTCTTGCTCCAAAGACCCTTCAAGCTAAACATGAATAATGTTgagtaaaaataaatgtttaccTTGCTCTACAAGAAAATGATTTTCTTGATAATGCTGGACTTACATCATCCACTTGCTGCTCCAGCTTGATCTTGGCCTTGGTCAGAGTGTTCACTTTGTCCTCCTCTGCCTGCAGGTCATCCAGGGTCTGCTGGTGggcctcctggagggccttcttctCCTTGGTCAGCTTTGCGATGGTCTCATCCAGGCCTGCCATCTCCTCTGTGAGGTTTTTCACCTTACGGAGTAAAAACGCTTTGCATTCCATGTTGTGTTTGGGTGGACTTCATTTCATGGGGACCCCATggtttagaacacacacacacacacacacgttcacaggcatatggcccataccttgttCTCTGTGGCATGTTTCTCCTTCTCCACCTTGGCCAGTGTCAGCTCAAGGTCATCTATGTCTTTCTTGAGCTCTGAGCATTCATCCTCCAGTTTCCTCTTCTTGGCCGTCAGCTCCGCATTGATCTCTTCCTCGTCCTCAGCCCTCTCTGTCACCTCTTTGATTTTGGCCTCCAGCTGGATCTTGGTTTTAATCAGCTGGTCGCATCGCTCCTCTGCATCGGCCAGGCCTTCAGCTTCCTGGAATTGGAAACAAAATTAACATTGGGATGAAAGAAGGAAATACTTTATAATGATAACTGTGAACAGTTCCACTATTCATCTTTTGCATTCCCTACCTTCTTTTATCTGTGTCTTAGCAAACTTTTATTTGACGaaccacctgcaatatgcaaatacAAGCTCTTCTACCTTGAGGGCCAACCAGATGTGTCAGATATTGTCTTGTTCCTTCAGAAGAGTTTATTCTACAGTGATCAGAAAATCCTGCCTCCAAACCCAGCATTAACTGTAGAAATCATTCACACGGCCACCAGAGAAGTTTGATCTGAGGTGGCTTCATGACAAATGTGACAATAGAGTTTGGCCTTGGGACATGAGTAGAATTTGGTTTTACGGAGATAAATGGTTTGGGTGATGGAGAAATAGGAGATGGCTACCCAGCATAAAAATCTCAAGATGCAATTgctactgattttttttctcttttgctgtAGTACTGGAGGAAGCTCTTGAGCATATTGCTCTAAGTTCAAGTTGAGGCAATATGTTTTTAATGACGGGGACCAGGGGTGGGGAAAGAATGGGAGAGAAATTGGAATGCAATAACATTCCGCAGCAATTGCTTCTATACATGAAAGAATAAAGCATGTTGCTCAAAAGCCAGGTAGTGAATATATTGTACAGTCACGCATTGATCATTTCAGGCAGCTTCTGACTGCATATATATCTGTGTCCTCAATTCCCAGAAAGCCTATTATTTAAAATTCAAGGTATATACAATGGTTCATAATAACAGATTGGTACTACTTTGTGTTATAAATTAAagtattattttaattattattagtgTATGGggtgggcttcaaaaattcatgaggAAAATCCATTAATTTAatgccactccccccccccacaaagtTTTGAAGTCCTTTATAGTTTAAAGGAATGctagtggcatcgtgggttacaggttgggctgctaactgcaaggtctgcaattcaaaaccaccggctcctccatgggaaaaagatgattctttctactcctgtaaagatttacaggcttagaCACCCACAAAAacatttccactctgtcctctggggtccttatgagttggggTTGACCTGATAGCAATGAACTTTTAGTTTGGGGGTAGTTTGTATGCTGATGTTTAAGTGTTTTAGTGTAGCTGGAAGTGCTTCTTTGATGTTTATGCATTGGAAGGTACACTATTATATATACTAAGGTAGAAGTTTGATTAACTGGCATTAGATACCTAACTATTAACTTATGTATAGATCTAATTTAACAGATTTAAAAATCTGTTCCAACTCATTAATCATGATGTTCACACACAGCATCCTATTTCACAGACTGCATCATGGGCATTAAGCAATACATGACTAGTAGTGGAAGGCAGATTTTGAATAATTCACTGGGGAAAACAAAAGAATCAGGATGGATTAGAGGAAAAAGAGCCCGGAAAAAAAGACTCCTTTTTCTTCTGCAACCTAGAAGAAGGAGTTATACTATCTGAACTTGACAGTGAACAGTGTAATATACTGTCAAAATTCAATCAGCAGAAAAAAAATATGAATTTGTGATGAGTAAATTAGACCAGACCGATTCAATTTCCTTCGAATGAAATGCAGTTCTTATAAATTAGATTTCCAAATTGATGGAAGCAGTTCTAGAGTGACTGGTCCAGAGAGGGCAGTGAACAGTGAGCAGGCTGCTAGAAGGAGAAGGATGTTTGGTGGGGGGACAGTCCACTGAGCTTCACTGAAGTCATCCCTGTGTACTGTACCAGGATGATGGAGATGGACCCAACAGGGTGAATCAGAATTTTAACAACCAGTAACACTCAGCGACTCAATAAACTTAGATGTCTAATACTGTCCCATGTACATTGTGTACATTGGGATTACTAGAgattggcatagtgggttgctaactgcatgctcagcagttcaaaactaccagctgctctacaggagttaAAAGTGAGGTAGcatactcccattaagagttatagtttcctgaagggatcgtccgccctggattccctgtgtttccagttcctatcagtaccagtgaacatcctctgctccagctggatttgtaaggcagaattgggatcatgacagtgggggaggaggaagcatttatgaactagaggaaagttgtatgtttcatgatccctttaggatcagGGATGTGagcggcaatactgggagggtgaagggagggtgggttggaaagggggagccgattacaaagatctacatgtgatctcctccctgggagatggacaacagaaaagtgggtgaagtgagatgtcggacagggcaagatatgacaaaataataattgatagattattaagggttcgtgagggaggggtaagtggggagggaggggaaaaatgaggagctgatgccaggggcttaagtgaagagcaaatgttttgagaatgatgtgagcaatgaatgtacaaatgtgctttacacaattgatgtatgcatggattgtgagaagagttgtatgagcccctaataaaatgattaaaaaataaattaaagaaaaaagagctatagtctcagaaatccatagggaccattctaccctgccctctagggttgtgatgagtcagaatcgacccaatggcagtgagtttgggtttgaattCAGATGAGCATCTGGCAATTTAAGGACATTTCAGAGGGACAAACATCGCTGTCTGTGATAGCCCCTCTTCATTATTTTGTATGAGATTGTTTCGTACTAAAATCACTGTCTTTGAGTGGAAAAGTGGTTACAAATGGTATTGTTGGTTGCTGTCCATTCTACCTCATGGCGACCTATGGTATGTCTGCAGAATGGAACTACCCCATTGGGCTTTTAAGGCTCCTTTCAGAAGCATTGCCAGGTCTTTCATCGGAGGCATCCAGCCTGCCAAGCTTTCAACTTGTCTTTAACTGCTTGCAGCACACAGGAGCT
This window of the Tenrec ecaudatus isolate mTenEca1 chromosome 10, mTenEca1.hap1, whole genome shotgun sequence genome carries:
- the LOC142459463 gene encoding myosin-2 yields the protein MSSDSEMAVFGEAAPYLRKSEKERIEAQNRPFDAKSSVFVVEPKESFVKGTVQSREAGKVTVKTEGGATLTVKDDQIFPMNPPKYDKIEDMAMMTHLHEPAVLYNLKERYAAWMIYTYSGLFCVTVNPYKWLPVYNPEVVAAYRGKKRQEAPPHIFSISDNAYQFMLTDRENQSILITGESGAGKTVNTKRVIQYFATIAVTGEKKKEEATSGKMQGTLEDQIISANPLLEAFGNAKTVRNDNSSRFGKFIRIHFGTTGKLASADIETYLLEKSRVTFQLKAERSYHIFYQITSNKKPELIEMLLITTNPYDYPFVSQGEISVASIDDQEELMATDSAIDILGFTNDEKVSIYKLTGAVMHYGNMKFKQKQREEQAEPDGTEVADKAAYLQSLNSADLLKALCYPRVKVGNEYVTKGQTVEQVTNAVGALAKAVYEKMFLWMVTRINQQLDTKQPRQYFIGVLDIAGFEIFDFNSLEQLCINFTNEKLQQFFNHHMFVLEQEEYKKEGIEWTFIDFGMDLAACIELIEKPMGIFSILEEECMFPKATDTSFKNKLYEQHLGKSANFQKPKVVKGKAEAHFSLIHYAGTVDYNITGWLDKNKDPLNDTVVGLYQKSGLKTLAYLFSGAQTAEAEASGGAKKGGKKKGSSFQTVSALFRENLNKLMTNLRSTHPHFVRCIIPNETKTPGAMEHELVLHQLRCNGVLEGIRICRKGFPSRILYADFKQRYKVLNASAIPEGQYIDSKKASEKLLGSIDIDHTQYKFGHTKVFFKAGLLGLLEEMRDDKLAQLITRTQAVCRGFLARVEYQKMVERREALFCIQYNIRSFMNVKHWPWMKLFFKIKPLLKSAETEKEMATMKEEFAKTKEELAKSEAKRKELEEKMVSLLKEKNDLQLQVQSEAEGLADAEERCDQLIKTKIQLEAKIKEVTERAEDEEEINAELTAKKRKLEDECSELKKDIDDLELTLAKVEKEKHATENKVKNLTEEMAGLDETIAKLTKEKKALQEAHQQTLDDLQAEEDKVNTLTKAKIKLEQQVDDLEGSLEQEKKLRMDLERAKRKLEGDLKLAQESIMDIENEKQQFDEKLKKKEFELGNLQSKIEDEQALGIQLQKKIKELQARIEELEEEIEAERASRAKAEKQRSDLSRELEEISERLEEAGGATSAQIEMNKKREAEFQKMRRDLEEATLQHEATAATLRKKHADSVAELGEQIDNLQRVKQKLEKEKSEMKMEIDDLASNVETVSKAKGSLEKMCRTLEDQVSELKSKEEEQQRLINDLTTQRGRLQTESGEFSRQLDEKEALVSQLSRGKQAFTQQLEELKRQLEEESKAKNALAHALQSSRHDCDLLREQYEEEQESKAELQRALSKANSEVAQWRTKYETDAIQRTEELEEAKKKLAQRLQAAEEHVEAVNAKCASLEKTKQRLQNEVEDLMLDVERTNAACAALDKKQRNFDKVLAEWKQKYEETHAELEASQKEARSLGTELFKMKNAYEESLDQLETLKRENKNLQQEISDLTEQIAEGGKRIHELEKIKKQVEQEKSELQAALEEAEASLEHEEGKIMRIQLELNQVKSEIDRKIAEKDEEIDQLKRNHIRVVESMQSTLDAEIRSRNDAIRVKKKMEGDLNEMEIQLNHANRMAAEALRNYRNTQGILKDTQIHLDDALRGQEDLKEQLAMVERRSNLLQAEIEELRATLEQTERSRKIAEQELLDASERVQLLHTQNTSLINTKKKLETDISQMQGEMEDIVQEARNAEEKAKKAITDAAMMAEELKKEQDTSAHLERMKKNLEQTVKDLQHRLDEAEQLALKGGKKQIQKLEARVRELEGEVENEQKRNADAVKGLRKHERRVKELTYQTEEDRKNILRLQDLVDKLQAKVKSYKRQAEEAEEQSNTNLSKFRKIQHELEEAEERADIAESQVNKLRVKSREVHTKVISEE